The window AATCGCCTACCTGCTGGGCTTTGCCTCGGCCGAAGCCTTTCAACGGGCCTTCAAACGCTGGAGCGGTCAGACTCCCGGCGAGTTTCGCCGCAGTCATCGCCAATCCGCTTGACGCTTATAGCTCGGTAGCGTCTTCGGCCGGTTCCAGCGGGTCCAGTTCAAACGCCTGATACTCGAGCAGCTCTTCTTGATACTCATCCATTTTGAATCTCCCACGGCTCGTTGAAAAAACGCCTGAATAAATGACCAGCGCCCCGAGCATAAAGTGCCCACGTGAAAGAAAAATGACGCAGGCACGCCGCCCAGCGGCTACTTAATAAAACGTAGCAGGCGGTCAGGAATTTATCACAGGATTTTTTCGATACAGGCTGTAGGACAACGGCCTGGTTGACGCGGATCAATTTAACAGCGCACTACGGGAGCGGATTTGTCTGAACCGGTCCCGCAGCGTCAGAGCACGATTACTGGCCTGAAACAGGAATGGCCGAAATAGGCTCGGTGGGTGGCGGCAGGCTTGATTCGGGCGGCGGAGTGACCGTTTCCGTGGTCGATGCCGGCTCGGCGTTGTCGGCCGGAGCAATCGGAGCAGCTTCAGGTGGCGGTGCCACAGGCTCAGAGGCTGCTGGAGCAGCTTCAGCAGGCGCCGGCGCGGGTTCTGCCGCAGGTGCCGGGGTCGGCGCTAACGGAGCCGGTGCGGCCTTGGCTTCAGGCACGCCGAGATCGGGTTTCGGCTTTTCCTGGATGTGCGCGGCTTTTTTCGCTTCCGGCGGCAGGAACAATTCGACCAAGGTAAAGAAACGTTCGTAGAACTTGGGTGACGATACGGTTTCGCTGGCAACCTTGACCATCGAGTCGTCGGACGAACCGATCGGCATCGACACAGAACCCAGCACGCCCACACCAACGCTGGCGGAGTTGTTGGTCTTCTTCAGCGCATAACGATCCTGCAAGGCGTTGGCGAACATGGTCGCGTGGCGCCCCTCACTGCCGTCATCGGCACAGACCACACTGAAGCTGATCTCCATGTGGGTCTCGCCG of the Pseudomonas frederiksbergensis genome contains:
- a CDS encoding DUF2242 domain-containing protein, with protein sequence MFKSIPMRVAGLALVLAAAAGCSSKKAPIYEHENFDDSGTFSRSYPVTDAQTCEAARRALLSQGYIITSSDPKLVSGHKSFQQTGETHMEISFSVVCADDGSEGRHATMFANALQDRYALKKTNNSASVGVGVLGSVSMPIGSSDDSMVKVASETVSSPKFYERFFTLVELFLPPEAKKAAHIQEKPKPDLGVPEAKAAPAPLAPTPAPAAEPAPAPAEAAPAASEPVAPPPEAAPIAPADNAEPASTTETVTPPPESSLPPPTEPISAIPVSGQ